CTGATTTTGAGCATATCCTCCGCTTCATCGACGGCTACCTGGATTTTTGAATAGGGTGCGCCGCGCCGCGCGTGCTCAATGGCATTCAGGCAGGCCTCGTAAACTGCAATGTTGATGCGGCTGAGGTCGCCTTTGTTAAACCCCATCTCTTTTGCGTGTACGGCAACGAAATCGCAAGCTTTATACAGAGCGCTGTGCTCATAGGGAATGTCAATTACGCGATGCCTTTTAATTTCAGAGCTCGGGAGATTGGGATGTTCTTTTTGCGTGTCTTTTGTCTGTAGGGGCGATTCTGCAGGGGGGGGTACAGTTCGCGCTGCATGCGGCAGATGGGTTTCGAGCGCTTGAATCAGTTTTTCCTCATCCGGTGCAATTGACAGATAATCCGCCGGGTTAAATTCAGAAAGCGCTGACCTAAAAGTGCGCCCGGCGTTGACAATATAAAGATCGCCTCCCATTCTGCGGAGGGTTCCGGTGAGTTCGCACAGGAGAGCGGTGATTGCATCCGTCAGTGTGTCATTGAATCCGAAATCAATGATAAACGTATTGCTCTCTTTGCTATGGGTTTTTATTTTGTTGTAGAGAGATTGAATGAACTCGGTGTCCGAATCGATTCGGGTCGGGATTAGTTTTATGATTTCACCCT
This genomic window from candidate division KSB1 bacterium contains:
- a CDS encoding ATP-binding protein, with protein sequence MVKKDTIQIQRMGPKGEIIKLIPTRIDSDTEFIQSLYNKIKTHSKESNTFIIDFGFNDTLTDAITALLCELTGTLRRMGGDLYIVNAGRTFRSALSEFNPADYLSIAPDEEKLIQALETHLPHAARTVPPPAESPLQTKDTQKEHPNLPSSEIKRHRVIDIPYEHSALYKACDFVAVHAKEMGFNKGDLSRINIAVYEACLNAIEHARRGAPYSKIQVAVDEAEDMLKISIVDHGKGFDAEQASEFNITEAASKSRGGGMGLHIIRRAMDKVDYIRNSLYGNQLVMIKYLPKQ